Proteins from a genomic interval of Nocardia sp. BMG51109:
- a CDS encoding TetR/AcrR family transcriptional regulator, which produces MSTVDGSARAERVGTTREAILTAAERLFAERGIAVVSNRQVSEAAGQGNNAAVGYHFGTKADLVRAIVRKHHAHTEQLCREMVARAEESGDLRDWVGCLVRPVTEHLAALGNPTWYARFSAQLMPDPAYRDLLSDESLTSRSLLRVIDGLQHSLPELSPRLHRERNAMARLLIVHTCAERERALADDTLLRRSTWEETAAGLVDAITGLYLAPVTP; this is translated from the coding sequence ATGAGCACTGTCGACGGATCCGCTCGCGCGGAGCGGGTCGGTACCACCCGGGAGGCGATTCTCACCGCGGCGGAGCGCCTGTTCGCCGAGCGCGGGATCGCGGTGGTGTCCAACCGTCAGGTCAGCGAGGCGGCGGGGCAGGGCAACAACGCGGCGGTCGGCTACCACTTCGGTACCAAGGCCGACCTGGTCCGCGCGATCGTGCGCAAGCACCACGCGCACACCGAACAGCTGTGCCGCGAGATGGTGGCGCGGGCGGAGGAATCCGGCGACCTGCGCGACTGGGTGGGCTGCCTGGTCCGCCCGGTCACCGAACATCTTGCGGCACTGGGCAATCCGACCTGGTACGCGCGTTTCAGCGCACAGCTGATGCCCGACCCGGCCTATCGGGACCTGCTCTCGGACGAGTCGCTGACCTCCCGGTCGCTGCTGCGCGTGATCGACGGGCTGCAACACAGCCTGCCCGAGCTGTCGCCGCGGCTGCACCGGGAACGCAATGCCATGGCGCGCCTGCTGATCGTGCACACCTGCGCGGAACGCGAGCGGGCCCTGGCCGACGACACCCTGCTGCGCCGATCGACCTGGGAGGAGACCGCGGCCGGCCTGGTCGACGCGATCACCGGGCTGTATCTGGCACCGGTCACGCCGTGA
- a CDS encoding 3,4-dihydroxy-2-butanone-4-phosphate synthase, with the protein MGVLRSGRMVLVISAEDGGHRGNLVVAAESATAETVNLMTTVGRGLVYVAMRSAALDRLEIPPADPTATGPSRELFRMPVGLAGDSFLGVSASQRAKTVRALADPDSVPGDFTRLGHIFPLGCAAGGVLSVPAAPEAAVDLAEQAGKAPAAALCEVCGADGEPARLPELSEVARGHGLPVVSVDDLAGYRRRELRRVRRCGTARIPLPVGKFRAVGFTDGLGRDHIAFVYGHPVASITPLVRVHAECLFGDALGSRLCGCRAGMEHALERIARAGHGVLVYVRSGGGAVQRLARALGGGTGSAAAHPVEAGDLCSAFDILDELGIHEIRLLTDAADEAAASGSATGGPAAEGPSAEGSGTAWPAAGEPVAGRSAAEEPADGRTVTGRCTAYEAAAGPVRILERIPLWDSADTARPRTTTVAPPFADRIGTAS; encoded by the coding sequence GTGGGCGTTCTGCGTTCCGGCCGGATGGTTCTCGTCATCAGCGCGGAGGACGGGGGACACCGCGGCAATCTTGTCGTGGCCGCGGAGAGCGCGACGGCCGAGACGGTCAATCTCATGACGACCGTCGGACGCGGGTTGGTGTACGTGGCGATGCGCTCGGCGGCGCTCGACCGGCTCGAGATTCCGCCCGCCGATCCGACCGCCACCGGGCCGAGCCGGGAGCTGTTCCGGATGCCGGTGGGGCTCGCGGGCGACTCCTTCCTCGGAGTCAGTGCCTCGCAGCGGGCGAAAACCGTACGGGCGCTGGCTGATCCGGACAGTGTGCCGGGCGACTTCACCCGGCTGGGGCACATCTTTCCGCTAGGCTGTGCGGCCGGGGGAGTGCTGTCGGTGCCCGCGGCGCCGGAGGCCGCGGTCGATCTGGCCGAACAGGCCGGAAAGGCGCCCGCCGCGGCGCTGTGCGAGGTCTGCGGCGCGGACGGGGAGCCGGCCCGGCTGCCGGAACTGTCGGAGGTCGCCCGCGGGCACGGCCTGCCGGTCGTCTCGGTCGACGACCTGGCCGGTTATCGCCGGCGCGAGCTGCGCCGGGTGCGCCGGTGCGGCACGGCGCGAATCCCGTTGCCGGTGGGGAAGTTTCGTGCGGTCGGGTTCACCGATGGGCTGGGCCGCGACCATATCGCGTTCGTGTACGGACACCCCGTCGCGAGTATCACTCCGCTGGTCCGGGTGCACGCGGAGTGCCTGTTCGGCGACGCGCTCGGCTCCCGGCTGTGCGGGTGCCGTGCCGGGATGGAGCACGCGCTGGAGCGGATCGCGCGAGCGGGTCACGGTGTGCTCGTGTACGTCCGCTCGGGTGGCGGTGCCGTACAGCGCCTGGCTCGTGCGCTGGGCGGCGGAACCGGTTCCGCCGCAGCGCATCCGGTGGAGGCCGGCGATCTGTGTTCCGCCTTCGACATCCTCGACGAACTCGGCATCCACGAGATCCGGCTGCTCACCGACGCCGCCGACGAGGCCGCCGCGAGCGGTTCGGCCACCGGAGGGCCCGCAGCCGAAGGTCCCTCCGCCGAAGGGTCCGGTACCGCATGGCCCGCCGCCGGGGAACCCGTGGCCGGACGGTCTGCTGCCGAGGAGCCCGCCGACGGACGGACGGTGACCGGCCGATGCACCGCTTACGAAGCGGCCGCCGGGCCCGTGCGGATCCTCGAACGAATTCCGTTGTGGGACAGCGCGGATACGGCCCGGCCGCGCACCACCACCGTTGCACCGCCCTTCGCCGACAGGATAGGAACAGCCTCGTGA
- a CDS encoding NADPH-dependent FMN reductase, giving the protein MTASTASTTPAVDIDEGRPFVVGVGGTLRADSSTERALRHCLAAVERQGGSTALFCGEDINLPMYNPYDATRTPQAVALVEALRRADAVVIGSPGYHGGISGMVKNALDYIEDLRGDPTVYLDNKPWGCITCAYGWQAAVGTLGQLRAIGHALRAWPTPLGVAINSAEKIWDSEGGLTDEAVGGQLEVLATQVLTFAPAGGARA; this is encoded by the coding sequence ATGACCGCAAGCACGGCAAGCACGACCCCCGCCGTCGACATCGACGAGGGCCGGCCGTTCGTGGTCGGCGTCGGCGGCACGCTGCGCGCGGACTCGTCGACCGAACGGGCGCTGCGGCACTGCCTCGCGGCGGTCGAACGCCAGGGCGGAAGCACCGCGCTGTTCTGCGGCGAGGACATCAACCTGCCCATGTACAACCCGTACGACGCGACCCGCACGCCGCAGGCGGTCGCGCTGGTGGAGGCGCTGCGCCGGGCGGACGCCGTGGTGATCGGATCGCCCGGGTACCACGGCGGAATCTCCGGCATGGTGAAGAACGCCCTCGACTACATCGAGGACCTGCGCGGCGATCCGACGGTGTACCTGGACAACAAGCCCTGGGGCTGCATCACCTGCGCCTACGGCTGGCAGGCGGCCGTCGGCACCCTCGGCCAGCTGCGCGCGATCGGCCACGCCCTGCGCGCCTGGCCGACACCGCTGGGTGTGGCGATCAACTCGGCCGAGAAGATCTGGGATTCCGAGGGCGGACTGACCGACGAGGCCGTCGGCGGGCAGCTCGAGGTGCTGGCGACCCAGGTGCTCACCTTCGCCCCGGCAGGTGGTGCGCGGGCGTGA
- a CDS encoding ferredoxin: MKVTVDQDKCIAAGHCVMHAAAVFDQRDEDGVVVLLDESPPAELADDVRQAASVCPAMAIHVEE, encoded by the coding sequence ATGAAGGTGACAGTCGACCAGGACAAATGCATTGCGGCCGGGCACTGCGTCATGCACGCGGCCGCCGTATTCGACCAGCGCGACGAGGACGGTGTCGTCGTGCTGCTCGACGAGAGCCCGCCGGCGGAACTCGCCGACGACGTGCGCCAGGCGGCGTCCGTATGCCCCGCCATGGCCATTCACGTCGAGGAATGA
- a CDS encoding alpha/beta fold hydrolase — protein MIAQRRTLVVDGSATSYLEAGSGRPVVLLHGGEFGVGAELGWEHTIDALARRYRVLAPDMLGFGESAKVIDFNDGRGLRIRHIARFLELLGVDSADFIGNSMGAINLLVDATSDAPRLPMRSLVAICGGGEIQNNEHMRALYDYDATMDGMRRIVTALFHAPTYPADEVYVRRRYESSIAPGAWEALAAARFRRPGAEPVAGPSSKRAYERIAVPALIVEGACDKLLPDGWAAEIAGQIADARHAVVPQAGHCPQIEQPEIVNELLTDFLESKGRQA, from the coding sequence GTGATCGCACAGCGCAGAACCCTGGTCGTCGACGGCTCGGCGACCAGCTACCTGGAAGCCGGCTCCGGCCGTCCGGTCGTGCTGCTGCACGGCGGCGAGTTCGGCGTCGGCGCCGAACTGGGCTGGGAGCACACCATCGACGCCCTGGCGCGGCGCTACCGGGTGCTCGCCCCGGACATGCTGGGCTTCGGCGAGTCGGCGAAGGTGATCGACTTCAACGACGGCCGCGGGCTGCGCATCCGGCACATCGCCCGGTTCCTCGAACTGCTGGGCGTGGATTCGGCGGATTTCATCGGCAATTCGATGGGCGCGATCAACCTGCTGGTCGACGCGACGTCGGACGCGCCCCGGTTGCCGATGCGCAGCCTGGTCGCGATCTGCGGCGGCGGCGAGATCCAGAACAACGAGCACATGCGCGCGCTCTACGACTACGACGCCACGATGGACGGGATGCGCCGCATCGTCACGGCGCTGTTCCATGCGCCGACCTACCCTGCCGACGAGGTCTACGTGCGCCGGCGCTACGAGTCCAGCATCGCGCCCGGCGCCTGGGAAGCCTTGGCGGCCGCGCGTTTCCGTCGCCCGGGTGCCGAGCCGGTGGCCGGTCCGTCGAGTAAGCGCGCCTACGAACGCATCGCGGTCCCGGCCCTGATCGTCGAGGGCGCGTGCGACAAGCTGCTGCCGGACGGGTGGGCCGCGGAGATCGCCGGGCAGATCGCGGACGCGCGCCACGCGGTGGTGCCGCAGGCCGGGCACTGCCCGCAGATCGAGCAGCCGGAGATCGTGAACGAACTCCTGACGGATTTCCTCGAATCGAAAGGCAGGCAGGCATGA
- a CDS encoding NAD(P)/FAD-dependent oxidoreductase produces MNRHTGVLVVGASVAGLATAEALRRQGFEGRITLLGAEPHLPYDRPPLSKQILSGAWRPERTLLRAPRMLSELNVDLVLGTPAVGLDAATRTVRTTSGSITADTVVIATGAAPRTLPTPPGLRGVHVLRTLDDALALRDDLAAGPRVVVVGEGVLGAEITATARQSGLEVTMTGLQHAPMATQLGDLAAGQLAELHADNGVRLRLGVGVDGLTDRNGEVTGVTLATGETLPADLVVVAIGAAPATDWLAGSGLTVDNGVVCDDRCRAAEGIYAVGDVARWHDRTVNRAVRLENRTHAAEQAGIVAANILGADRAYEPVPYFWTDQYTAKIQVHGTITPEAEAVVAEGDPATGRFVLRFERDGAATAVLGWNMPKQTRMQRQHVVDARRPGSSLTPAHSP; encoded by the coding sequence ATGAACCGCCACACCGGGGTGCTCGTCGTCGGCGCGTCGGTGGCCGGTCTGGCCACCGCGGAAGCGTTGCGCCGCCAGGGTTTCGAGGGGCGCATCACCCTGCTCGGCGCCGAACCGCACCTGCCCTACGACCGCCCGCCGCTGTCCAAGCAGATCCTGTCCGGCGCGTGGCGGCCCGAACGGACCCTGTTGCGCGCCCCGCGCATGCTGTCGGAGCTGAATGTCGATCTGGTGCTGGGCACTCCGGCGGTGGGACTCGATGCCGCCACCCGGACGGTGCGGACCACATCCGGGTCGATCACCGCCGACACCGTCGTGATCGCCACCGGCGCCGCCCCGCGCACCCTGCCCACCCCGCCCGGCCTGCGCGGCGTCCACGTGCTGCGCACCCTCGACGACGCGCTGGCCCTGCGCGACGATCTGGCCGCGGGCCCGCGCGTGGTCGTCGTGGGCGAGGGCGTGCTCGGTGCCGAAATCACCGCGACGGCACGGCAATCCGGCCTCGAGGTCACCATGACCGGTCTGCAGCACGCGCCGATGGCGACGCAGCTCGGCGACCTGGCGGCCGGGCAGCTGGCCGAACTGCACGCCGACAACGGCGTCCGCCTGCGGCTGGGCGTCGGGGTCGACGGCCTCACCGACCGCAACGGCGAGGTCACCGGCGTCACGCTGGCGACCGGCGAAACACTGCCCGCCGACCTGGTCGTGGTGGCGATCGGCGCCGCGCCCGCCACCGACTGGCTCGCCGGCAGCGGGCTGACGGTCGACAACGGCGTCGTCTGCGACGACCGGTGCCGCGCGGCCGAGGGCATCTACGCCGTCGGCGACGTCGCCCGCTGGCACGACCGCACCGTGAACAGGGCGGTCCGCCTGGAGAACCGGACGCACGCCGCCGAACAGGCCGGGATCGTCGCGGCCAACATCCTCGGCGCCGACCGCGCCTACGAGCCGGTCCCGTACTTCTGGACCGACCAGTACACGGCCAAGATCCAGGTGCACGGAACCATCACTCCCGAGGCGGAAGCCGTTGTCGCCGAGGGAGATCCGGCCACCGGACGGTTCGTGCTCCGATTCGAGCGCGACGGCGCGGCCACCGCGGTGCTCGGCTGGAACATGCCCAAACAGACCCGGATGCAGCGTCAGCACGTGGTCGACGCGCGGCGTCCCGGGTCGTCCCTCACCCCAGCGCACTCCCCGTAG
- a CDS encoding SDR family NAD(P)-dependent oxidoreductase has product MTDELAGKVAVVTGGASGIGSAMVARFVAEGAKVVVGDLDPERGAASVADYGGAAVFQQTDVADQEQLERLVDTAVRTFGGLHVMCNNAGVPGTMHRSLLVDDLADFHRVLGVNLLGVMAGTKFAARQMVEGGGGSIINLSSIGGVQAGGGVQTYRASKAAVIHFTKSAAIELAQYGIRVNCIAPGNIPTPFLAASATEMSAERIERFTRSVRASMQEDRPLRRDGIPEDVAEAALYFGSDRSGYVTGTMLPIDGGTVAGKPLKFKKKPAEQSVPATS; this is encoded by the coding sequence ATGACCGACGAACTGGCCGGCAAGGTCGCCGTGGTCACCGGCGGCGCCTCCGGAATCGGCAGTGCGATGGTGGCGCGGTTCGTCGCCGAGGGCGCGAAAGTCGTTGTCGGCGACCTGGATCCCGAACGCGGCGCGGCGTCGGTGGCCGACTACGGCGGCGCGGCGGTGTTCCAGCAGACCGACGTCGCCGACCAGGAACAGCTCGAGCGCCTCGTCGATACCGCGGTGCGCACCTTCGGCGGACTGCACGTCATGTGCAACAACGCGGGTGTCCCGGGCACGATGCACAGGAGCCTGCTGGTCGACGACCTCGCCGACTTCCACCGGGTGCTCGGGGTGAACCTGCTCGGGGTGATGGCGGGCACCAAGTTCGCGGCGCGGCAGATGGTCGAGGGCGGCGGCGGCTCGATCATCAACCTGTCCTCGATCGGCGGCGTCCAGGCCGGCGGGGGAGTGCAGACCTACCGGGCCTCCAAGGCGGCGGTCATCCACTTCACCAAGTCGGCCGCGATCGAGTTGGCGCAGTACGGCATTCGGGTGAACTGCATCGCGCCCGGCAACATCCCGACCCCGTTCCTGGCCGCGTCGGCCACGGAGATGTCGGCGGAGCGCATCGAGCGGTTCACCAGGTCGGTCCGGGCGTCCATGCAGGAGGACCGCCCGCTGCGGCGCGACGGCATCCCCGAGGACGTGGCGGAGGCGGCCCTGTATTTCGGCAGCGACCGATCCGGGTACGTCACCGGGACGATGCTCCCGATCGACGGCGGCACGGTGGCGGGCAAGCCGCTGAAGTTCAAGAAGAAGCCCGCGGAGCAGTCCGTCCCGGCCACCTCGTGA